The following coding sequences lie in one Flagellimonas eckloniae genomic window:
- a CDS encoding PKD domain-containing protein produces the protein MKNKYPKNLHFFLVLLLILVSTLSYSQVDFEVGSLDFTNGGSVKSGTSLMFGPDGRLYVAEYRGLIKIFDIQRNGPGDYEVISEEVLTVQDIQNHNDDGTEYSDTKRETTGITVGGTSTNPVIYVSSSDFRVGGGTGGGDGDENVDTNSGTITRFTWNGASWDVVDLVRGLPRSEENHATNGLELATIGGTNYLIVASGGHTNCGSPGANFAYLTEYALSAAILSVDLDYIDALSTQVDGNGRSYKYDLPTLDDPTRDNVNGITDPDDLDYDGIDINDPFGGNDGLNQAKIVPDGPVQIFSPGYRNAYDFAITESGAVYITDNGPNGGWGGVPNNEGTALVDNDYVVGEPGGSSGTAAPDGEYASNKDHLTLVTTDMQNYTFGDFYGGHPAPIRANPSGAGLFTAPEPSGTNNAVFRTQLYDPDGSRAGSTTDSSIALPADWPPVPVGQANLVEGNYRDAEQPNPDGIDDIHVTIWDNNTNGLDEYTSSSSFGGEMQGDLIAGNSDGILFRVELNPDGSLLALTELASGLSGITNLGVTCNSDTDPFPGTIWIAPYSTEILVLEPKESVVCINQGEVGYDGSADYDSDGYTNDDEIANGTDHCNGGSRPNDFDSSIGGTLVSDLNDPDDDGDGILDADDPFQLGDPDSVGSDAFELPVENELLSGDPDLKGYDGLGMTGLMNNGAANPNWLDWIDNGIASPNPNDILGGATGLMTMQMTSGTALGGTNTQEKAFQYGVQVDQTTGIFTVSAAISNLTDPIQLYGNGSAPNGELGIYIGDGTQSDYIKFVATQSGLEGLQEIGDASQAPVSVAIATGNRPSSAITFYMVVDPSTGEVLLQYDFDASGTRTDLGTITAQGNVLQAIQQAGTDLAVGLIGTSNAPGVELEGTWEFLYVFPDEPFIQEQLPDIDQFANAADDTIDLTSYFNDDNGAANLTYTVESNTSAELIADTNGTHILTIEYPSVATVGDIIVRATDGGGLFVEQTFTVTVSDAPVVLYRVNTGGPEITAIDGGLDWEEDNPNGGTNSAYLSEPGSNQTSAVNINSHTYDPEISLSTTPTDIFKRGRFDNAQAPEMSYSFPVGNNGNYEIRLYVAEGFVNTSEAGERVFDVTIKGIPLPDLTEIDLSGTYGYRVATVLSHVVNINDGFIDIEFLHGVENPIINGIEILDVSDTDTPIYVHQLEDQRNAPGEELDGSLGPLVSGGDGNLNFSVSGLPNGISIDPTNGQLGGTIDEEAEDNSPYTVTYTIDDEDSISSDAVTMTFTWYTEAIRSYRVNSGGNKILATDVGVNWENNSDEDNQVGEYYEVNTGKIVGFGGVITYENRDSSIPAYIDEDTFDSLYANERYDLPGGEEMEYSFIVPNGDYTVNLYFGNSFDQTNEIGDRTFDIVIEGNVVENDFDIVAQFGDLVGGLMTYQTTVADGELNIGFNHEVENPAVNGVEIYFEDAAFTDLSIQAIGDTQNFVSENVNIQVNAEGGDPSKNFSYYIAGQPAGLSINSLTGLISGTIDSSALSGGQNGDGLHNVIVTITKPGSAPVNEYFEMDLQTAWVDKDEDETYTGRHECSFVQAGDRFYLMGGRESSQTVDIYNYAANSWTALNNSAPSVFNHFQAVEYGGLIWVIGAFTSNGFPNEPPAEHVWMFDPSTNEWIEGPEIPASRRRGSAGLAIYNDKFYLVGGNTIGHNGGYVNWFDEYDPATGTWTTLDDAPHARDHFHAAVVGDKLYAAGGRLSGGDGGTFAPTIPEVDVYDFVTGTWSTLDEDIPTPRGASTSVNFNDKLVVIGGEVQGEEVYGEVVTDALKITEQYDPVTEVWTRLEDLNNERHGTQAIVSGAGIFITAGSPKIGGGTEGNQKNMEFYGEDAPVGSPSTASTLDAPTEVVIADGTTENIDLNISGGTVGIPIRSMELSGPDAGSFNIDTGELTNGFILPNTTHQLAISLNGSSAQESATFTVNYGESSSIDILLSNNSNFNLDVGNPGTQFNIEGDMVSLQIEATSGNNITNYSATGLPPNLTIDSNTGEISGTIASDTSGNPPFLESGGLVVIEAESGELEDDWNEVELGGETCIIAGSNNLGDAAAGNGGTIPYQITISTPGIYRINWNSLFTGDSNSERNDAWLRFPNDDDVWFFGQQFAGNENSMMTNLQGDQDNVVFPKGSSRITTETTPDGNGGNGFFKVFRSGGDSEVLKWQAVTSDGNGHRLYVWFVNAGTYTMEVSERSLGHAIDRIVLYKKDGPSYTDAELSALPESERSGAAANSPYEVSVTVEDGGDPVGSETVEFNWIIGEAGELVAIPEADTVEGEAPLTVNFTGSNSTDDIGVSSYLWDFDDGGATSTDADPTYIFNTAGVYEVELTVGDIDGNSDTNSITINVNEPNGSPVAVASATPEEGDAPLEVSFTGSSSTDDVAVTGYSWDFGDGNGSTDADPIHTYTIAGNYTATLTVTDAGGLTDMATVDITVNEPNGSPVAVASATPEEGDAPLEVSFTGSSSTDDVAVTGYSWDFGDGNGSTDADPTHTYTIAGNYTATLTVTDAGGLTDMATVDITVNEPNGSPVAVASATPEEGDAPLEVSFTGSSSTDDVAVTGYSWDFGDGNGSTDADPIHTYTIAGNYTATLTVTDAGGLTDMATVDITVNEPNGSPVAVASATPEEGDAPLEVSFTGSSSTDDVAVTGYSWDFGDGNGSTDADPTHTYTIAGNYTATLTVTDAGGLTDMATVDIIVNTVNLEAPVAVAMANPLEGEAPLAIIFDGSGSTDNIGIVSYAWDFKDGTTSSEVNPVTTFETPGVYNVDLTVTDGDGLEDTTTVIITVNAPNESPIAIASAAPLNGEAPLQVDFNGSASTDDSAVVSYSWDFKDGNFSNEADPTHTFTSIGTFDVSLTVTDDNGATDSAIISITVQNPQDNEAPVAVVSAAPESGNAPLEVSFTGSNSTDDVGVTSYLWDFGDGNSSTEADPTHTYTVAGNYTATLTVTDAGGLTAMAAVDITVNEPNGSPVAVASATPEEGDAPLEVSFTGSNSTDDVEVTSYSWDFGDGNSSSEPNPVNVYTFAGTFEASLTVEDEEGLTDVATVTIVVEDNNVAENGELQIILAPNPATEVAQVRIMSIPSGITVTNIHLHDSSGRLIGTFDPEEVSIDSNSYGIPIYMLRDELYYLKFEMSSGEPYGIRLLVKN, from the coding sequence ATGAAAAATAAATACCCCAAAAACCTGCATTTTTTTTTAGTTTTACTACTAATTTTAGTTAGCACACTGAGCTATTCCCAAGTTGATTTTGAGGTAGGCAGCCTTGATTTCACGAACGGGGGTTCGGTAAAATCAGGTACGTCATTGATGTTCGGTCCCGATGGCCGTTTATATGTAGCGGAGTACCGTGGTCTGATCAAGATATTCGATATCCAGCGCAACGGTCCTGGTGACTATGAAGTTATCTCTGAGGAGGTACTGACGGTTCAGGACATCCAGAACCACAATGACGACGGTACGGAGTACAGTGATACCAAGCGTGAGACCACGGGAATCACCGTGGGTGGCACTTCCACGAACCCGGTGATATATGTCTCATCGAGCGACTTCCGTGTTGGTGGGGGAACGGGTGGAGGTGACGGTGACGAGAACGTTGACACGAACTCCGGCACGATTACGCGCTTTACGTGGAACGGGGCTTCGTGGGATGTTGTCGACCTTGTCCGAGGCCTTCCCCGATCAGAGGAGAACCATGCGACCAACGGTTTAGAGCTTGCCACGATAGGAGGGACCAATTATCTTATAGTTGCCTCTGGAGGCCACACGAACTGTGGTTCGCCCGGAGCCAACTTCGCCTACCTTACGGAGTATGCGCTCTCGGCTGCGATACTCTCGGTTGATTTGGATTATATAGATGCCCTTTCGACACAGGTCGACGGCAACGGGCGTTCCTACAAATATGACCTTCCCACCCTTGATGACCCGACCCGTGACAATGTGAACGGTATTACGGATCCCGACGACCTCGACTACGATGGCATCGATATCAACGATCCTTTTGGGGGGAACGACGGCCTTAACCAGGCCAAGATAGTTCCCGATGGCCCCGTACAGATATTTTCCCCTGGCTACCGTAACGCCTATGATTTTGCCATCACTGAATCGGGAGCGGTGTACATTACCGACAATGGTCCCAACGGGGGCTGGGGTGGTGTCCCGAACAATGAGGGCACGGCCCTTGTGGACAACGACTATGTTGTGGGCGAGCCCGGAGGTAGCAGCGGCACTGCTGCCCCCGATGGGGAGTATGCGAGCAACAAGGACCACTTGACCCTGGTGACCACTGACATGCAGAACTACACCTTTGGGGACTTTTACGGAGGCCACCCTGCCCCTATAAGGGCGAACCCCTCTGGGGCGGGTCTATTCACGGCCCCCGAGCCGAGTGGCACGAACAATGCGGTGTTCCGCACCCAGCTTTACGACCCAGACGGTTCGCGAGCTGGTTCCACGACAGATTCCAGTATTGCGCTTCCGGCGGACTGGCCCCCTGTTCCGGTTGGCCAGGCGAACCTTGTGGAGGGCAATTACCGGGATGCGGAACAACCGAACCCCGATGGTATCGATGATATCCATGTGACGATATGGGACAACAACACCAACGGATTGGACGAGTACACTTCCTCAAGCAGTTTTGGTGGGGAGATGCAGGGGGATTTGATAGCAGGGAACAGTGACGGGATACTTTTCCGGGTTGAGCTGAACCCCGATGGTAGCCTTTTGGCCCTTACGGAACTGGCCAGCGGCCTTTCCGGGATAACAAACCTTGGGGTTACCTGCAACAGCGATACGGACCCTTTTCCGGGGACGATATGGATCGCGCCCTATTCGACTGAGATTTTGGTCCTGGAGCCCAAGGAGAGCGTTGTGTGCATCAACCAAGGCGAGGTTGGCTATGATGGCAGTGCGGACTATGACTCTGACGGATATACGAACGATGACGAGATCGCCAATGGTACGGACCATTGCAACGGGGGCTCACGCCCCAATGATTTTGACTCATCAATAGGAGGTACCCTGGTATCTGACCTTAATGACCCGGATGATGATGGCGATGGGATATTGGACGCTGATGACCCTTTCCAGTTGGGCGATCCGGACAGTGTGGGGAGCGACGCCTTTGAGCTTCCCGTGGAGAACGAACTTCTTTCAGGTGACCCTGACCTCAAGGGGTATGACGGTCTTGGGATGACGGGGCTCATGAACAATGGCGCGGCGAATCCCAACTGGTTGGATTGGATCGATAACGGTATAGCGTCCCCGAACCCGAACGACATATTGGGCGGTGCCACGGGTCTTATGACCATGCAGATGACCTCTGGCACGGCCCTTGGAGGGACCAACACGCAGGAGAAGGCCTTCCAGTACGGTGTCCAGGTGGACCAGACCACGGGCATCTTCACGGTATCTGCTGCGATATCCAATCTTACGGACCCGATACAATTATATGGCAATGGCAGTGCTCCCAACGGTGAGCTTGGTATTTACATTGGAGATGGCACACAGAGTGATTATATAAAGTTTGTTGCCACACAGTCCGGCCTGGAAGGGCTACAGGAGATTGGTGATGCGTCACAGGCCCCGGTATCTGTTGCGATCGCAACAGGGAACCGGCCCTCATCGGCGATCACCTTCTATATGGTTGTGGACCCCTCCACTGGGGAGGTACTACTGCAATACGATTTCGATGCCTCGGGAACTAGGACCGACCTGGGGACCATAACGGCCCAAGGGAACGTACTGCAGGCGATACAACAGGCAGGTACGGACCTTGCAGTGGGACTTATAGGGACCTCCAATGCCCCAGGTGTCGAACTCGAGGGAACTTGGGAGTTTCTTTATGTATTTCCGGATGAACCTTTTATCCAAGAACAACTTCCAGATATTGATCAGTTTGCAAATGCTGCAGATGACACCATAGATTTGACAAGTTATTTCAACGATGACAATGGTGCAGCCAATTTAACATATACGGTGGAAAGTAATACAAGTGCTGAATTAATAGCTGATACCAATGGAACCCACATATTAACCATAGAATATCCTTCGGTGGCCACTGTGGGAGATATAATAGTAAGGGCAACTGATGGCGGTGGACTTTTTGTGGAACAAACCTTTACCGTTACAGTTTCGGATGCCCCTGTTGTTTTATACAGGGTTAACACTGGTGGTCCAGAAATAACAGCCATTGATGGAGGGCTTGACTGGGAAGAAGATAATCCGAATGGTGGAACCAACTCCGCCTATTTATCAGAACCAGGTAGTAATCAGACATCAGCTGTAAACATTAACAGCCATACATATGATCCTGAGATAAGTTTGAGTACAACACCAACCGATATTTTTAAAAGAGGAAGGTTTGATAATGCACAGGCTCCAGAAATGTCCTATTCATTTCCAGTTGGCAACAATGGCAATTATGAAATAAGACTTTATGTGGCCGAGGGTTTTGTGAATACCTCTGAAGCTGGAGAACGAGTATTTGACGTAACAATTAAAGGAATTCCATTACCAGACCTTACAGAAATTGATCTTTCAGGAACTTATGGTTATAGGGTTGCAACGGTGCTGTCTCATGTAGTAAATATAAACGATGGATTTATTGACATTGAATTTTTACATGGTGTCGAAAACCCAATCATAAACGGGATAGAAATTTTAGATGTATCGGACACAGATACGCCGATATATGTACACCAATTGGAGGATCAAAGAAATGCTCCAGGAGAAGAATTGGATGGAAGCCTTGGTCCTTTGGTATCTGGAGGGGATGGCAATCTCAATTTTAGTGTAAGCGGATTGCCAAATGGTATATCCATTGACCCTACAAATGGTCAACTTGGTGGTACAATTGACGAGGAAGCTGAGGATAATAGTCCTTATACAGTAACATATACGATTGATGATGAAGATTCAATTTCAAGTGATGCTGTAACGATGACTTTCACTTGGTACACAGAAGCTATTCGATCTTACAGAGTGAATTCTGGAGGAAACAAAATATTGGCCACGGACGTTGGAGTGAATTGGGAGAATAATAGTGATGAGGACAATCAAGTTGGAGAATATTATGAAGTTAACACGGGAAAAATCGTTGGCTTCGGTGGAGTAATAACCTATGAGAATAGAGATTCCTCTATTCCTGCTTATATTGATGAGGACACATTTGATTCTCTATATGCAAATGAGAGATACGATTTACCAGGGGGAGAAGAAATGGAGTATAGTTTCATTGTTCCAAATGGTGATTACACGGTAAACTTATATTTCGGCAATAGTTTCGATCAAACCAATGAGATTGGAGATCGAACTTTCGATATTGTTATCGAAGGAAATGTTGTGGAGAATGACTTTGATATAGTTGCACAGTTTGGTGATTTGGTAGGAGGTCTTATGACATATCAGACTACGGTTGCAGATGGAGAATTGAACATAGGTTTCAATCATGAAGTTGAAAATCCTGCTGTAAATGGTGTGGAAATTTATTTTGAAGACGCCGCTTTTACAGATTTAAGCATTCAGGCAATTGGTGATACTCAAAATTTTGTATCAGAAAATGTTAACATTCAAGTCAATGCGGAAGGTGGAGATCCTTCCAAAAACTTTAGTTACTACATTGCGGGACAACCAGCCGGTTTGTCAATTAATTCCTTAACAGGACTGATTTCAGGTACGATAGACTCATCCGCTCTTAGTGGAGGCCAAAATGGAGATGGACTTCATAATGTTATAGTTACAATTACCAAACCGGGGTCAGCTCCTGTCAATGAGTATTTTGAAATGGATTTACAGACCGCTTGGGTTGATAAGGATGAGGACGAGACATATACCGGACGCCATGAATGTTCCTTTGTACAGGCCGGCGACAGGTTTTACTTAATGGGAGGTAGAGAAAGTTCACAAACCGTGGATATCTATAATTATGCTGCCAATTCATGGACCGCTCTGAACAATTCTGCTCCATCCGTTTTCAATCACTTTCAAGCGGTTGAATATGGGGGACTTATTTGGGTAATCGGAGCCTTCACCTCGAACGGCTTCCCTAACGAACCTCCAGCAGAGCATGTTTGGATGTTTGATCCCTCTACAAATGAATGGATAGAGGGGCCTGAGATTCCTGCTTCTAGGAGAAGGGGTTCCGCAGGTTTGGCGATTTACAATGACAAGTTTTACCTTGTAGGTGGAAATACCATAGGACATAATGGGGGTTATGTCAATTGGTTTGACGAGTATGACCCAGCAACTGGAACATGGACCACTTTGGATGATGCACCGCATGCCAGGGACCATTTTCATGCAGCAGTTGTAGGAGACAAATTATATGCCGCCGGTGGAAGGTTGTCCGGTGGCGATGGGGGCACTTTTGCACCCACGATTCCCGAGGTGGATGTCTATGACTTTGTCACAGGTACCTGGAGTACATTGGATGAGGATATTCCCACCCCTAGAGGAGCTTCCACTTCAGTCAATTTTAATGACAAGCTAGTGGTAATAGGGGGAGAGGTCCAGGGCGAAGAAGTATATGGTGAGGTCGTAACAGATGCATTGAAGATTACCGAACAGTACGATCCGGTTACCGAAGTTTGGACTCGATTGGAAGATTTGAACAACGAACGCCATGGTACTCAGGCAATTGTATCGGGAGCAGGCATATTTATTACTGCGGGCTCACCTAAGATTGGCGGAGGAACAGAAGGTAACCAAAAGAACATGGAGTTTTATGGTGAAGATGCACCCGTCGGCTCCCCAAGTACTGCCAGTACCTTAGATGCGCCAACAGAAGTGGTAATAGCGGATGGAACAACTGAAAATATCGACCTTAATATTTCAGGAGGAACAGTTGGTATTCCGATAAGGTCCATGGAACTGAGTGGACCTGATGCCGGTAGTTTCAATATAGACACAGGTGAGTTGACGAATGGCTTTATTTTGCCAAATACAACTCATCAGTTGGCGATTTCTCTAAATGGATCTAGTGCACAGGAGAGTGCTACATTCACCGTAAATTATGGTGAATCATCTTCAATTGATATTTTGTTGTCAAACAATTCAAATTTTAATTTGGATGTAGGAAATCCAGGGACTCAATTCAATATTGAAGGTGATATGGTATCCTTGCAAATTGAAGCAACCAGTGGAAACAACATTACCAACTATAGTGCTACTGGACTACCACCAAATTTAACTATTGATTCCAACACTGGTGAAATTTCTGGAACCATAGCCAGTGACACCAGTGGTAACCCACCATTTTTAGAATCTGGAGGTTTGGTCGTAATTGAAGCCGAATCTGGGGAACTCGAAGATGATTGGAATGAAGTGGAACTTGGAGGAGAGACCTGCATCATTGCAGGAAGTAATAATCTAGGAGATGCTGCCGCAGGTAATGGAGGTACCATACCATACCAAATAACAATTTCAACTCCTGGTATATATCGAATTAATTGGAATAGTTTGTTTACTGGGGATAGTAATAGTGAACGAAACGATGCGTGGTTACGATTCCCGAATGATGATGATGTGTGGTTTTTTGGCCAGCAGTTTGCCGGCAATGAAAATAGTATGATGACAAACCTTCAAGGTGATCAGGATAATGTTGTTTTTCCTAAAGGAAGTTCTAGGATAACAACGGAAACCACACCGGATGGTAATGGAGGAAATGGCTTTTTTAAGGTGTTTAGATCCGGTGGTGATTCTGAGGTTTTAAAGTGGCAAGCAGTTACATCCGATGGCAATGGACATAGATTGTATGTTTGGTTTGTGAATGCAGGAACTTATACCATGGAAGTTTCTGAACGCTCTTTGGGACACGCCATAGATAGAATTGTACTGTATAAAAAAGATGGACCCAGTTATACCGACGCAGAGCTTTCCGCATTACCAGAATCGGAAAGGTCTGGAGCGGCAGCAAACAGCCCATATGAAGTTTCAGTGACCGTTGAGGATGGCGGAGACCCAGTTGGTTCAGAAACTGTTGAATTCAATTGGATTATTGGCGAAGCAGGTGAATTAGTGGCTATACCAGAGGCAGATACGGTTGAAGGAGAGGCTCCGTTAACTGTGAACTTTACAGGGAGCAATTCTACGGATGATATAGGAGTCAGTAGTTATTTATGGGATTTTGATGATGGTGGAGCAACTTCTACTGACGCAGACCCTACATACATATTTAATACCGCAGGAGTTTATGAAGTAGAACTGACCGTTGGGGATATAGACGGTAACTCTGATACCAATTCTATAACTATCAATGTGAACGAGCCAAATGGTTCCCCGGTTGCTGTTGCAAGCGCTACTCCAGAAGAAGGTGATGCTCCATTGGAAGTGAGTTTCACTGGTAGCAGTTCTACGGATGATGTAGCGGTGACAGGTTATTCATGGGACTTTGGCGATGGCAATGGTTCCACCGACGCCGACCCAATACACACATACACCATTGCAGGCAATTATACGGCTACTTTAACAGTTACAGATGCAGGAGGATTGACAGATATGGCCACAGTGGATATCACTGTGAACGAGCCAAATGGTTCCCCGGTTGCTGTTGCAAGCGCTACTCCAGAAGAAGGTGATGCTCCATTGGAAGTGAGTTTCACTGGTAGCAGTTCTACGGATGATGTAGCGGTGACAGGTTATTCATGGGACTTTGGCGATGGCAATGGTTCCACCGACGCCGACCCAACACACACATACACCATTGCAGGCAATTATACGGCTACTTTAACAGTTACAGATGCAGGAGGATTGACAGATATGGCCACAGTGGATATCACTGTGAACGAGCCAAATGGTTCCCCGGTTGCTGTTGCAAGCGCTACTCCAGAAGAAGGTGATGCTCCATTGGAAGTGAGTTTCACTGGTAGCAGTTCTACGGATGATGTAGCGGTGACAGGTTATTCATGGGACTTTGGCGATGGCAATGGTTCCACCGACGCCGACCCAATACACACATACACCATTGCAGGCAATTATACGGCTACTTTAACAGTTACAGATGCAGGAGGATTGACAGATATGGCCACAGTGGATATCACTGTGAACGAGCCAAATGGTTCCCCGGTTGCTGTTGCAAGCGCTACTCCAGAAGAAGGTGATGCTCCATTGGAAGTGAGTTTCACTGGTAGCAGTTCTACGGATGATGTAGCGGTGACAGGTTATTCATGGGACTTTGGCGATGGCAATGGTTCCACCGACGCCGACCCAACACACACATACACCATTGCAGGCAATTATACGGCTACTTTAACAGTTACAGATGCAGGAGGATTGACAGATATGGCCACAGTGGATATCATTGTAAACACTGTTAATTTGGAAGCACCAGTGGCAGTTGCAATGGCCAATCCCTTGGAGGGAGAAGCACCACTGGCCATAATATTTGATGGTAGTGGTTCAACGGATAATATAGGTATAGTAAGCTACGCATGGGACTTTAAAGATGGAACAACTTCTTCTGAGGTTAATCCAGTTACAACATTTGAGACTCCTGGAGTTTACAATGTAGATTTAACAGTGACTGATGGTGATGGCCTTGAAGATACAACTACGGTGATAATAACTGTTAACGCTCCAAATGAGAGTCCAATAGCAATAGCCAGTGCAGCACCTTTAAATGGAGAAGCTCCTTTACAGGTTGATTTTAATGGCTCAGCCTCAACGGACGACTCTGCTGTGGTAAGTTATTCATGGGATTTTAAGGATGGAAATTTTTCTAATGAAGCAGACCCAACACATACTTTTACCTCAATTGGAACTTTTGATGTATCCTTGACTGTTACAGATGATAATGGGGCAACAGACTCAGCAATTATCTCAATAACAGTTCAAAACCCTCAAGATAATGAGGCGCCTGTAGCGGTAGTATCGGCAGCTCCAGAGTCTGGTAATGCTCCATTGGAGGTATCATTTACGGGAAGTAATTCAACAGATGATGTGGGAGTAACAAGTTATTTATGGGATTTTGGTGATGGTAACAGTTCTACCGAAGCCGATCCAACACATACATATACGGTTGCTGGTAACTATACTGCTACTTTAACAGTTACAGATGCAGGAGGATTGACAGCTATGGCCGCAGTGGATATAACCGTGAACGAACCAAATGGTTCCCCGGTTGCGGTTGCGAGTGCCACCCCAGAGGAAGGTGATGCGCCACTTGAAGTGAGCTTCACTGGTAGTAATTCAACAGATGATGTTGAAGTAACAAGTTATTCATGGGATTTTGGTGATGGAAATTCATCTAGCGAACCTAATCCTGTAAATGTGTATACATTCGCAGGTACCTTCGAAGCTTCATTGACTGTGGAAGACGAGGAAGGTCTAACAGATGTAGCTACGGTTACAATAGTGGTTGAGGATAATAATGTGGCTGAAAACGGTGAATTACAAATTATTTTGGCTCCCAATCCTGCCACAGAGGTTGCTCAAGTTCGTATAATGTCAATACCTTCTGGAATTACAGTGACAAATATACACCTGCATGATTCAAGTGGTAGGCTAATTGGAACTTTTGATCCGGAGGAGGTTTCTATCGATTCAAATTCCTACGGTATACCCATCTATATGCTCAGGGATGAACTATATTATTTAAAGTTTGAAATGAGTTCTGGAGAGCCTTACGGAATAAGGTTACTGGTTAAAAATTAA